A single Myxococcus stipitatus DNA region contains:
- a CDS encoding sulfurtransferase TusA family protein: MDTALRVDTSGALCPVPILEIAKVMRRLPAGALVELISTDRGLEADLPAWCEATGHELVRLERRGTSYVGWVRKAG; the protein is encoded by the coding sequence ATGGACACGGCACTGCGCGTGGATACCTCGGGGGCCCTGTGCCCCGTGCCCATCCTGGAGATCGCCAAGGTGATGCGGCGGCTGCCCGCCGGCGCGCTGGTGGAGCTCATCTCCACGGACCGGGGACTGGAGGCGGATCTGCCCGCGTGGTGCGAGGCGACCGGCCACGAGCTCGTCCGTCTGGAGCGCAGGGGGACGAGCTACGTGGGTTGGGTGCGCAAGGCGGGCTGA
- a CDS encoding penicillin-binding transpeptidase domain-containing protein, whose translation MTMPRRLLATTALFPLALLLGAYEPTRGVTSVAGEDAGSPAEVARVAQDASVDPASVSQGGLPAAPAAVPDGDGGLAVAVEEAPGPSGAGPLALAPEPGMVPPVPVPSRLTAPPMAKLQSLPRAADLLSRAKLEGERLVVKEKDGHQRVLTVDPVLQASLTKILRDYEVPYGAAVVLEPSTGRVLALAEHSQAQPEMRGLPVRAAFPAASIFKIVTGSALVEAGVSPTVEECFHGGKRRLTEKHLEDSERDGACYSLALAMGKSANVVFAKLTHKHLSADALRRMAARFRFNREIPFAVPMDVSLAAVPDDGFSLANTGAGFGDVYLSPLHGALVASVAANDGRWVDPVLEEPASGPLLPPEGERILTPEAARALTDMLEETVTHGTARAIFRERNFRVDHAVGKTGTLADKTPFRDYSWFVGFAPRDNPRVAVAALIVNEPKWRIRGTWLGREALRLGLERVPAPVEMTAPAASAGKP comes from the coding sequence ATGACGATGCCCCGACGTCTCCTGGCCACCACCGCGCTGTTCCCCCTCGCCCTGCTGCTCGGGGCGTACGAGCCCACCCGGGGCGTGACGTCCGTGGCCGGCGAGGACGCCGGCTCCCCGGCGGAGGTGGCGCGGGTCGCCCAGGACGCATCCGTCGACCCGGCCTCGGTGTCCCAGGGCGGTCTCCCGGCCGCGCCCGCCGCCGTGCCGGACGGGGACGGCGGCCTCGCCGTGGCCGTGGAGGAGGCGCCCGGACCGAGTGGGGCGGGGCCGCTCGCGCTGGCGCCCGAGCCCGGGATGGTTCCCCCGGTGCCGGTGCCGTCGCGGCTGACGGCGCCCCCCATGGCGAAGCTCCAGTCGCTGCCCCGCGCCGCGGACCTGCTGTCCCGCGCGAAGCTGGAGGGCGAGCGTCTGGTGGTGAAGGAGAAGGACGGGCACCAGCGCGTGCTCACCGTGGACCCGGTGCTCCAGGCCTCCCTCACGAAGATCCTCCGCGACTACGAGGTGCCGTACGGCGCGGCGGTGGTGCTGGAGCCGTCCACGGGACGGGTGCTGGCGCTCGCGGAGCACTCGCAGGCGCAGCCGGAGATGCGGGGGTTGCCGGTGCGCGCGGCGTTCCCCGCCGCCAGCATCTTCAAGATCGTCACCGGCAGCGCGCTGGTGGAGGCCGGGGTGTCCCCGACGGTGGAGGAGTGCTTCCACGGGGGCAAGCGGCGGCTGACGGAGAAGCACCTGGAGGACAGCGAGCGCGACGGGGCCTGCTACTCGCTGGCGCTCGCCATGGGCAAGAGCGCCAACGTCGTGTTCGCGAAGCTGACGCACAAGCACCTGTCCGCGGACGCGCTGCGGCGCATGGCGGCGCGCTTCCGCTTCAACCGCGAGATTCCCTTCGCCGTGCCCATGGACGTGTCGCTGGCGGCGGTGCCGGACGACGGCTTCTCCCTGGCCAACACGGGCGCCGGCTTCGGGGACGTGTACCTGTCCCCGCTGCATGGCGCGCTGGTGGCGTCCGTGGCCGCCAACGACGGGCGGTGGGTGGACCCCGTGCTGGAGGAGCCGGCGTCCGGACCACTGCTGCCGCCCGAGGGCGAGCGCATCCTCACCCCGGAGGCCGCGCGCGCCCTGACGGACATGCTCGAGGAGACCGTCACCCACGGCACCGCGCGCGCCATCTTCCGCGAGCGCAACTTCCGCGTGGACCACGCGGTGGGCAAGACGGGCACGCTCGCGGACAAGACGCCGTTCCGCGACTACTCGTGGTTCGTGGGCTTCGCGCCCCGGGACAACCCCCGCGTGGCGGTGGCGGCGCTCATCGTCAACGAGCCGAAGTGGCGCATCCGCGGCACGTGGCTGGGGCGCGAGGCGCTGCGGCTGGGCCTGGAGCGGGTGCCCGCGCCGGTGGAGATGACGGCGCCGGCCGCGTCCGCGGGCAAGCCCTGA
- a CDS encoding DsbA family protein, whose product MKPNIIVALLVGLVLGFVGGRVTGGASTTKTETKPAAAAPAGRRPVDPTVFKVPLDGSPTRGNPEALVTMVEFSDYECPFCSRANATVQKLEDEYGKKLRVVMRQNPLSFHARAKPAALAALAAGEQGKYWEMHEKLFANQKKLDDASLEEFAKDVGLDIAKWKASMADPKLQAIIQKDQALAMQLGASGTPAFFINGRFLSGAQPLDSFKALIDEELAKAEALVKSGVPARDVYAKIIEKGQEKAAPKAQPPQQAPAVRKIDVPAESPSFGPATAKVTIVEWSDFECPYCSRAVPVLKQIKETYAKDVRVVFRHQPLPFHGSAKLAAEASEAAHEQGRFWEMHDKLFANQKALDRASLEKYAKELNLNTDKFKSALESGKFKSKVEADSAAGNAVGANGTPTFFINGRELVGAQPFDNFKRIIDEEIAKADKLLAAGTKPEELYAKINAENVANAPAAPAAGAPAEPPVQKVEVGNAPVKGPQNAPVTIVAFSDFECPFCGRVVPTLKQIEDQYHGKVKVAFKNQPLPMHANAKAAAAAALAAHEQGKFWEMHDKLFANQRALDRASLEKYAQELGLNADKFKSALDSGKFAQQIEADSAEGSRLGASGTPTFFINGRTLVGAQPFESFKRVIDEELKKAEGAVAGNK is encoded by the coding sequence ATGAAGCCCAATATCATCGTGGCCCTGCTGGTGGGCCTGGTGCTTGGTTTCGTCGGAGGCCGCGTGACTGGCGGCGCGTCCACGACGAAGACCGAGACCAAGCCCGCTGCCGCCGCCCCTGCCGGGCGCCGGCCGGTGGACCCGACCGTGTTCAAGGTTCCCCTCGATGGTTCCCCCACCCGGGGCAACCCCGAGGCCCTCGTCACGATGGTCGAGTTCTCCGACTACGAGTGCCCGTTCTGCAGCCGCGCGAACGCCACCGTCCAGAAGCTCGAGGACGAGTACGGCAAGAAGCTGCGCGTGGTGATGCGGCAGAACCCGCTCTCCTTCCACGCTCGCGCGAAGCCCGCCGCGCTGGCCGCCCTGGCCGCCGGTGAGCAGGGCAAGTACTGGGAGATGCACGAGAAGCTCTTCGCCAACCAGAAGAAGCTGGATGACGCCTCGCTGGAGGAGTTCGCGAAGGACGTGGGGCTGGACATCGCGAAGTGGAAGGCCTCCATGGCCGACCCCAAGCTCCAGGCCATCATCCAGAAGGACCAGGCCCTGGCCATGCAGCTGGGCGCCAGCGGCACCCCGGCCTTCTTCATCAACGGTCGCTTCCTGTCCGGCGCGCAGCCCCTCGACTCCTTCAAGGCCCTCATCGACGAGGAGCTGGCCAAGGCCGAGGCCCTGGTGAAGAGCGGCGTCCCGGCGCGTGACGTCTACGCGAAGATCATCGAGAAGGGCCAGGAGAAGGCCGCCCCCAAGGCGCAGCCGCCCCAGCAGGCCCCCGCGGTGCGCAAGATCGACGTGCCGGCGGAGTCGCCCTCCTTCGGCCCGGCCACCGCCAAGGTGACCATCGTCGAGTGGTCCGACTTCGAGTGCCCGTACTGCAGCCGCGCGGTGCCCGTCCTCAAGCAGATCAAGGAGACCTACGCCAAGGACGTGCGCGTCGTCTTCCGCCACCAGCCCCTGCCCTTCCACGGCAGCGCGAAGCTGGCCGCCGAGGCCTCCGAGGCCGCCCACGAGCAGGGCCGCTTCTGGGAGATGCACGACAAGCTCTTCGCCAACCAGAAGGCCCTGGATCGCGCCTCCCTGGAGAAGTACGCCAAGGAGCTGAACCTCAACACCGACAAGTTCAAGAGCGCGCTGGAGTCCGGCAAGTTCAAGTCCAAGGTGGAGGCGGACAGCGCCGCGGGCAACGCGGTGGGCGCCAACGGCACCCCGACGTTCTTCATCAACGGCCGTGAGCTGGTGGGCGCGCAGCCCTTCGACAACTTCAAGCGCATCATCGACGAGGAGATCGCCAAGGCCGACAAGCTGCTGGCCGCGGGCACCAAGCCCGAGGAGCTCTACGCGAAGATCAACGCGGAGAACGTGGCGAACGCCCCGGCCGCTCCCGCCGCCGGCGCCCCCGCCGAGCCCCCGGTCCAGAAGGTGGAGGTCGGCAACGCCCCGGTGAAGGGCCCGCAGAACGCGCCCGTCACCATCGTCGCCTTCTCCGACTTCGAGTGCCCCTTCTGCGGCCGCGTGGTGCCCACGCTCAAGCAGATCGAGGACCAGTACCACGGCAAGGTGAAGGTGGCCTTCAAGAACCAGCCGCTGCCCATGCACGCCAACGCCAAGGCCGCCGCCGCCGCCGCGCTGGCCGCGCACGAGCAGGGCAAGTTCTGGGAGATGCACGACAAGCTCTTCGCCAACCAGCGGGCCCTGGACCGCGCCTCCCTGGAGAAGTACGCCCAGGAGCTCGGCCTGAACGCCGACAAGTTCAAGAGCGCGCTGGACTCCGGCAAGTTCGCCCAGCAGATCGAGGCGGACTCCGCCGAGGGCTCCCGCCTGGGCGCCAGCGGCACGCCGACGTTCTTCATCAACGGCCGCACGCTCGTGGGCGCCCAGCCCTTCGAGTCCTTCAAGCGCGTCATCGACGAGGAGCTGAAGAAGGCCGAAGGCGCCGTGGCGGGCAACAAGTAG
- a CDS encoding RelA/SpoT family protein, translating into MIRLNDILQRVSSYHPDPDLDIIKKAYVYSAKVHQGQLRKSGEPYLVHPLEVAGILADLKLDEASIVTGLLHDTIEDTLATAEELTELFGSEVAQLVDGVTKLSKFSASASLSQEEKQAENFRKMIIAMAQDIRVILVKLADRTHNMRTLDHMNEEKQARIAQETLDIYAPLANRLGISWIKTELEDLSFRYVKPQEFFGLQDKLNKRKKEREKYIEDTCDLIRTKLTERGLKGDVSGRFKHVYSIYKKIKAQGIDFDQIHDIIAFRIIAPTAPACYEALGLVHEMWKPVPGRFKDFIAIPKPNMYQSLHTTVIGPLSERVEVQIRTAEMHKIAEEGIAAHWKYKEGKAVISKDDEKFAWLRQLMEWQQDLKDPKEFLETVKVDLFTDEVFVFTPKGDVRSLPRGATPVDFAYAIHSDVGNRCVGAKVNGKIVPLRYKLKNGDTVEVLTSPQQHPSKDWLTFVKTSRAQQRIRGFIKQQQREKSLQLGRELTDRELKRFQLNFNRLLKNGEVKKVAEELGFRVEDDLLVAVGYGKVTPQQLVQRLVPEEKRTEAESNAPRAQSDGSGNGGPAGATSMLPGLSKVTDLAKRLVGRSNRSGVQIGGVDDVLVRFGRCCNPVPGDHIAGFITRGRGVTVHTVGCEKALATDPERRVDVTWDVRGDFKRPVTLRVLTADRTGLLADISNIFSKKGVNISQANCRATGDDRAVNTFEVTISDLKQLTDLMRTIERLSGVYSVERI; encoded by the coding sequence ATGATCCGACTGAACGACATCCTCCAACGGGTTTCCTCGTACCACCCGGACCCCGACCTGGACATCATCAAGAAGGCCTACGTCTACTCGGCCAAGGTGCATCAGGGCCAGCTGAGGAAGTCGGGCGAGCCCTACCTCGTCCACCCGCTCGAGGTCGCCGGCATCCTCGCCGACCTCAAGCTGGACGAGGCATCCATCGTCACCGGCCTGCTCCACGACACCATCGAGGACACGCTGGCCACGGCGGAGGAGCTCACGGAGCTCTTCGGTTCGGAGGTGGCCCAGCTGGTGGACGGCGTCACCAAGCTCTCCAAGTTCTCCGCGTCCGCGAGCCTCTCCCAGGAGGAGAAGCAGGCGGAGAACTTCCGGAAGATGATCATCGCGATGGCGCAGGACATCCGCGTCATCCTCGTGAAGCTGGCGGACCGCACGCACAACATGCGGACGCTGGACCACATGAACGAGGAGAAGCAGGCGCGCATCGCCCAGGAGACGCTGGACATCTACGCGCCGCTGGCGAACCGGCTCGGCATCTCGTGGATCAAGACCGAGCTGGAGGACCTGAGCTTCCGCTACGTGAAGCCGCAGGAGTTCTTCGGGCTCCAGGACAAGCTGAACAAGCGCAAGAAGGAGCGCGAGAAGTACATCGAGGACACGTGCGACCTCATCCGCACGAAGCTCACCGAGCGCGGGCTGAAGGGCGACGTGAGCGGCCGCTTCAAGCACGTCTACAGCATCTACAAGAAAATCAAGGCGCAGGGGATCGACTTCGATCAGATCCACGACATCATCGCGTTCCGCATCATCGCGCCCACCGCGCCCGCCTGCTACGAGGCGCTGGGCCTGGTGCACGAGATGTGGAAGCCGGTGCCGGGGCGCTTCAAGGACTTCATCGCGATTCCGAAGCCCAACATGTACCAGTCGCTGCACACCACGGTGATTGGTCCGTTGAGCGAGCGGGTCGAGGTGCAGATCCGCACGGCGGAGATGCACAAGATCGCCGAGGAGGGCATCGCCGCCCACTGGAAGTACAAGGAGGGCAAGGCGGTCATCTCCAAGGATGACGAGAAGTTCGCCTGGCTGCGCCAGCTCATGGAGTGGCAGCAGGACCTGAAGGACCCGAAGGAGTTCCTGGAGACGGTGAAGGTCGACCTCTTCACCGACGAGGTCTTCGTCTTCACGCCCAAGGGCGACGTGCGCTCGCTGCCTCGCGGCGCGACGCCGGTGGACTTCGCGTACGCCATCCACTCGGACGTGGGCAACCGGTGCGTGGGCGCGAAGGTGAACGGGAAGATCGTCCCGCTGCGCTACAAGCTGAAGAACGGCGACACCGTGGAGGTGCTCACCAGTCCCCAGCAGCACCCGTCGAAGGACTGGCTCACCTTCGTGAAGACGAGCCGCGCGCAGCAGCGCATCCGCGGCTTCATCAAGCAGCAGCAGCGCGAGAAGAGCCTCCAGCTGGGGCGGGAGCTCACCGACCGCGAGCTCAAGCGCTTCCAGCTCAACTTCAACCGCCTGCTGAAGAACGGCGAGGTGAAGAAGGTCGCCGAGGAGCTGGGCTTCCGCGTCGAGGACGACCTGCTGGTGGCGGTGGGCTACGGCAAGGTGACGCCGCAGCAGCTGGTCCAGCGGCTGGTGCCGGAGGAGAAGCGCACGGAGGCGGAGTCCAACGCTCCCCGGGCGCAGTCGGACGGCTCCGGCAACGGGGGGCCCGCGGGCGCCACCTCCATGCTGCCCGGCCTGTCGAAGGTGACGGACCTGGCCAAGCGGCTGGTGGGGCGCAGCAACCGCAGCGGCGTGCAGATTGGCGGCGTGGATGACGTGCTGGTGCGCTTCGGGCGGTGTTGCAACCCCGTCCCCGGAGACCACATCGCCGGCTTCATCACCCGGGGGCGGGGCGTGACGGTCCACACGGTGGGGTGCGAGAAGGCGCTCGCGACCGACCCGGAGCGGCGCGTGGACGTGACGTGGGACGTGCGCGGGGACTTCAAGCGCCCCGTCACCCTGCGCGTGCTGACGGCGGACCGGACGGGTCTGCTGGCCGACATCTCCAACATCTTCTCGAAGAAGGGCGTCAACATCTCCCAGGCGAACTGCCGCGCCACGGGGGATGACCGGGCGGTGAACACCTTCGAGGTCACCATCTCCGACCTCAAGCAGCTCACCGACCTGATGCGCACCATCGAGCGTCTGAGCGGCGTCTACTCCGTCGAACGCATCTAG
- a CDS encoding FHA domain-containing protein, which yields MSQLLQSSLSVVCPTCDGFNPPRSATCVLCGQALVEAPAPRAPAAKPAAARPPAASPPGGRPAAVANFPGSQPAPPPVTPPPPSAIPPGMRPSARTPPPTAAVGLAVERPAPARASAQTAPPAMAPRATGAPAGPATTRPPPPVPDNALPGRTGATAPVAPAASRPAPAASRFGLAVIAGSTRGQRYKLPVTGCVVGRQRGAILFPDDGFVSPLHATFLVKDGALFVRDESSASGVYVTVAGTEAISARTLFSAGQRLFRFTGRLEIPAPAAGRPIIYGAPVPLGQAVYGVEEVIVGGRGGRAVVTAAPLLTLGQAHCDLSFPGDEGLAGRHCELSPTPTGALLRDLSGGLGTYVRIPAGEERPLRPGDRVRLGQHVLQVETLS from the coding sequence ATGTCACAGCTCCTGCAGTCCTCACTGTCCGTGGTTTGCCCGACCTGTGACGGGTTCAACCCCCCGCGCTCGGCCACCTGCGTGCTGTGTGGGCAGGCGCTCGTGGAGGCCCCGGCCCCCCGTGCGCCCGCCGCGAAGCCCGCCGCCGCCCGTCCGCCCGCCGCCTCCCCTCCTGGTGGGCGCCCCGCGGCGGTCGCCAACTTCCCCGGCTCCCAGCCAGCGCCCCCTCCCGTCACGCCGCCTCCGCCCAGCGCCATCCCCCCGGGGATGCGCCCGTCGGCGCGGACCCCTCCGCCCACCGCCGCCGTGGGCCTGGCCGTGGAGCGTCCCGCGCCCGCCCGCGCCTCCGCGCAGACCGCCCCTCCCGCCATGGCTCCCCGGGCGACGGGGGCTCCCGCGGGCCCCGCCACCACCCGCCCTCCCCCGCCCGTCCCGGACAACGCGCTCCCCGGGAGGACCGGAGCCACGGCTCCCGTGGCCCCCGCCGCCTCCCGTCCGGCGCCCGCCGCCTCGCGCTTCGGCCTGGCCGTCATCGCGGGCTCCACCCGGGGGCAGCGCTACAAGCTGCCCGTCACCGGCTGCGTGGTCGGCCGCCAGCGGGGCGCCATCCTCTTCCCGGATGACGGCTTCGTGTCACCGCTGCACGCGACGTTCCTCGTGAAGGACGGCGCGCTCTTCGTGCGCGACGAGAGCAGCGCCTCGGGCGTCTACGTCACCGTCGCGGGCACGGAGGCCATCAGCGCGCGCACGCTCTTCAGCGCCGGACAGCGGCTGTTCCGCTTCACAGGCCGGCTGGAGATTCCGGCCCCCGCGGCCGGGCGCCCCATCATCTACGGCGCCCCCGTGCCGCTCGGTCAGGCCGTGTACGGCGTGGAGGAGGTCATCGTCGGTGGCCGTGGCGGCCGCGCGGTGGTGACGGCCGCGCCCCTGCTCACCCTGGGCCAGGCGCACTGCGACCTGAGCTTCCCGGGAGACGAGGGCCTCGCGGGGCGCCACTGCGAGCTGTCGCCGACCCCCACCGGCGCGCTGCTGCGGGACTTGTCCGGCGGGCTCGGCACCTACGTGCGAATCCCCGCCGGCGAGGAGCGCCCGCTGCGTCCGGGAGATCGCGTCCGCCTGGGCCAGCACGTGCTCCAGGTCGAGACCCTGAGCTGA
- a CDS encoding ABC transporter permease has product MDGLKETVVIWGAELRRAVRSGRAIVLLGLYSMFSALVLLVVGWFAREVRAAVKAKLAEAGADAAEASARLGEEMRKGVLGFLTSNDTAMMEALAQVPMEVLVVFKVTLFFLPAYVALMGFDQLSGEVGPRSIRYLTVRARRSSVLLGKFLTQASMLLGLVLVIDLAVFLYARLANPDFGFAALSLNLLKFWLAAIVFSLAYVALTTLCSALFRSPAVSLVFNFIMLFVFWLLDTVGRAFGEDSAFHALRYLSPSYYAGNLLHPGLAQFGASGAAYAAFATLFLMSAYVTLRARDL; this is encoded by the coding sequence GTGGACGGATTGAAAGAAACCGTGGTCATCTGGGGCGCCGAGCTGCGCCGCGCCGTGCGCAGCGGACGCGCCATCGTGCTGCTCGGCCTCTACAGCATGTTCTCCGCGCTGGTGCTGCTGGTGGTCGGCTGGTTCGCCAGGGAGGTTCGCGCGGCGGTGAAGGCGAAGCTGGCGGAGGCGGGCGCGGATGCCGCCGAGGCCTCCGCGCGCCTCGGCGAGGAGATGCGCAAGGGCGTGCTGGGCTTCCTCACCAGCAACGACACCGCGATGATGGAGGCGCTGGCGCAGGTGCCGATGGAGGTCCTGGTCGTCTTCAAGGTCACCCTCTTCTTCCTGCCCGCGTACGTCGCGCTGATGGGCTTCGACCAGCTCAGCGGCGAGGTGGGCCCGCGCTCCATCCGCTACCTCACGGTGCGCGCGCGGCGCTCGTCGGTGCTGCTGGGCAAGTTCCTCACGCAGGCGAGCATGCTGCTGGGGCTGGTGCTCGTCATCGACCTGGCGGTCTTCCTCTACGCGCGCCTCGCCAACCCGGACTTCGGCTTCGCCGCGCTGTCGTTGAACCTGCTGAAGTTCTGGCTGGCGGCCATCGTCTTCTCGCTGGCCTACGTGGCCCTCACCACGCTGTGCTCCGCGCTGTTCCGCTCCCCCGCGGTGAGCCTCGTCTTCAACTTCATCATGCTGTTCGTCTTCTGGTTGCTGGACACGGTGGGCCGCGCCTTCGGCGAGGACTCCGCCTTCCACGCCCTGCGCTACCTGTCGCCGTCGTACTACGCGGGCAACCTGTTGCACCCGGGCCTGGCCCAGTTCGGCGCCAGCGGCGCCGCGTACGCGGCCTTCGCGACCCTCTTCCTCATGAGCGCCTACGTCACCCTGCGCGCGAGGGACCTGTGA
- a CDS encoding DUF4388 domain-containing protein, giving the protein MRGLNGDFSTMPLKDLVVYLGNRRATGSLRMERGSVRKELVLSEGSVVCASSNQPREYFGQFLLNMGHLTQSQLEKAFATQTQTRVFLGRVLVTTGVVPEATVRSTLSHKFREMLLDAFHWEDGDFTFEASDSAPEIAGLEVGVDLLDIHREGEFRETAWQAIRAVFPSGAARLTVDERKLPERQPGSMDERIVQLIQDGMSIDGMARALHATDFFLYQRLYALYRLDAVKVSEHAPVPVTAAVVEEDKPAESAVIGSATSSDEVLQAAQLFIDAGNIRDGEALARQAHEMSPSPRTLALVKTAQEKLLVELRRELVDSHRVPALLVPPAQLKTLQLTAPERYLLSRIDGQRDVATIVHVSPLQELDALKFIHGFVDKGLVKLAAR; this is encoded by the coding sequence ATGCGTGGGTTGAACGGTGACTTCTCGACGATGCCCCTCAAGGACCTCGTCGTCTATCTCGGGAACCGTCGGGCCACGGGCTCGCTGAGGATGGAGCGGGGGAGCGTCCGCAAGGAGCTGGTGTTGAGCGAAGGCAGCGTCGTATGCGCCAGCTCCAACCAGCCGCGCGAGTACTTCGGCCAGTTCCTGCTCAACATGGGACACCTGACGCAGTCCCAGTTGGAGAAGGCGTTCGCCACCCAGACCCAGACGCGGGTGTTCCTGGGCCGGGTGCTGGTGACGACCGGCGTGGTGCCGGAGGCGACGGTCCGCTCGACGTTGAGCCACAAGTTCCGGGAGATGCTGCTGGACGCCTTCCACTGGGAGGACGGCGACTTCACCTTCGAGGCGTCGGATTCGGCGCCGGAGATCGCCGGTCTGGAGGTGGGGGTGGATCTGCTGGACATCCACCGCGAGGGCGAGTTCCGGGAGACGGCGTGGCAGGCCATCCGGGCGGTCTTCCCGTCGGGCGCCGCGAGGCTGACGGTGGACGAGCGCAAGCTGCCCGAGCGACAGCCCGGCAGCATGGACGAGCGCATCGTCCAGCTCATCCAGGATGGGATGAGCATCGACGGGATGGCCCGGGCCCTCCACGCCACGGACTTCTTCCTCTACCAGCGGCTGTACGCGCTCTACCGGCTGGACGCGGTGAAGGTGTCGGAGCACGCGCCCGTGCCGGTCACCGCCGCGGTGGTGGAGGAGGACAAGCCCGCGGAGTCCGCCGTCATCGGCTCGGCGACGTCGTCGGACGAGGTGCTCCAGGCCGCGCAGCTCTTCATCGACGCGGGCAACATCCGGGACGGCGAGGCGCTGGCGCGGCAGGCGCACGAGATGTCGCCCTCCCCCCGCACGCTCGCCCTGGTGAAGACGGCGCAGGAGAAGCTGCTCGTGGAGCTGCGGCGGGAGCTGGTGGACTCGCACCGGGTGCCCGCGCTCCTGGTGCCGCCCGCGCAGCTCAAGACGCTGCAGCTCACCGCGCCGGAGCGCTACCTGCTGTCGCGCATCGACGGCCAGCGCGACGTGGCGACCATCGTCCACGTGTCGCCGCTCCAGGAGCTGGACGCGCTGAAGTTCATCCACGGGTTCGTGGACAAGGGCCTGGTGAAGCTCGCCGCGCGGTGA
- a CDS encoding ABC transporter ATP-binding protein has translation MSDLAIELFGVSKRFGPKVAVNNVSLQVPLGVVYGLIGPNGAGKTTTFSMMCGYLYPSDGTVKVMDVDPTTPGALKGRLGALPQDAILPPGWEVGALLMYWARLSGLADPDREAREALEKVGLMEAWNVQTQALSHGMAKRAAMAQALMGSPPLVLLDEPTAGLDPRIAAQVRQVIRDMKGKQTVVVSSHNLQELEELCDAAAILDKGVLAQAGSMSELTGLDAEFRVQIARGTVIPPELTAMPDVTDARMEGEQVLVVRFSAKARPEEVISRVVGHLIANGVLILGVSRGQRLEERVLRLL, from the coding sequence GTGAGCGACCTCGCCATCGAACTGTTCGGCGTCTCCAAGCGCTTCGGCCCGAAGGTGGCCGTCAACAACGTCAGCCTCCAGGTGCCGCTGGGCGTGGTGTACGGGCTCATCGGCCCCAACGGCGCGGGCAAGACGACCACCTTCTCCATGATGTGTGGCTACCTCTACCCGAGCGACGGCACCGTGAAGGTCATGGACGTGGACCCCACCACGCCCGGCGCCCTCAAGGGCCGGCTGGGCGCGCTGCCCCAGGACGCCATCCTGCCTCCGGGCTGGGAAGTGGGCGCGCTCTTGATGTACTGGGCGCGCCTGTCCGGCCTCGCCGACCCGGACCGGGAGGCCCGCGAGGCCCTGGAGAAGGTGGGCCTGATGGAGGCCTGGAACGTCCAGACGCAGGCGCTCAGCCACGGCATGGCCAAGCGCGCCGCCATGGCCCAGGCCCTGATGGGCAGCCCGCCGCTGGTGTTGCTGGACGAGCCCACCGCGGGACTGGATCCCCGCATCGCGGCCCAGGTGCGGCAGGTCATCCGGGACATGAAGGGCAAGCAGACGGTGGTGGTCTCCAGCCACAACCTCCAGGAGCTGGAGGAGCTGTGTGACGCGGCCGCCATCCTCGACAAGGGCGTGCTCGCGCAGGCCGGCTCCATGTCGGAGCTGACCGGCCTGGACGCCGAGTTCCGCGTGCAGATCGCCCGGGGCACCGTCATCCCGCCCGAACTCACCGCCATGCCCGACGTCACCGACGCGCGCATGGAGGGCGAACAGGTGCTCGTCGTGCGCTTCAGCGCGAAGGCCCGTCCGGAAGAGGTCATCAGCCGCGTGGTCGGTCACCTGATCGCCAACGGCGTCCTCATCCTCGGCGTCAGCCGCGGCCAGCGCCTCGAGGAGCGGGTGCTCCGGCTGCTCTGA
- a CDS encoding glutaredoxin family protein, translating into MRVDIYSKPKCSLCDKAADVAEAVRARIPFDLRIISILEDPALFERWRYDIPVIAIDGEPTFKFRVTEAELEARLREVQGGMSVAKTDAQDG; encoded by the coding sequence ATGAGAGTCGATATCTACTCGAAACCCAAGTGCTCGCTCTGCGACAAGGCAGCCGACGTCGCCGAGGCCGTGCGCGCCCGCATCCCCTTCGACCTGCGGATCATCTCCATCCTCGAGGACCCGGCGCTGTTCGAGCGGTGGCGCTACGACATCCCTGTGATCGCCATCGACGGCGAGCCCACCTTCAAGTTCCGCGTCACGGAGGCGGAGCTGGAGGCGCGGCTGCGTGAAGTCCAAGGTGGCATGTCCGTTGCTAAAACCGATGCCCAGGATGGGTAG
- a CDS encoding RidA family protein encodes MARKAIHSDEAPKAIGPYSQAIQVDSGKLTFLSGQIPLDPGTMEIVPGDVVAQAERVMLNLKAVLTAAGLDFSHVVRSTIYLTDLGDFAKVNEVYGRHFTGAPPARATVQVAALPRGSKVEIDAIAVS; translated from the coding sequence ATGGCGCGCAAGGCAATCCACTCCGACGAGGCCCCCAAGGCCATTGGCCCGTATTCCCAGGCCATCCAGGTGGACTCCGGGAAGCTGACCTTCCTGTCCGGGCAGATTCCGCTCGACCCGGGGACCATGGAGATCGTCCCGGGCGACGTCGTCGCGCAGGCGGAGCGGGTGATGCTCAACCTGAAGGCCGTGCTCACCGCGGCGGGGCTGGACTTCAGCCACGTGGTGCGCAGCACCATCTACCTCACCGACCTGGGGGACTTCGCCAAGGTGAACGAGGTCTACGGCCGGCACTTCACCGGGGCGCCCCCGGCGCGCGCCACGGTGCAGGTGGCGGCGCTCCCGCGCGGCTCCAAGGTGGAGATCGACGCCATCGCCGTCTCCTGA